The sequence CGGCCCCTGGCCCGGTCAACGATAAGGATCCGACCTACCAGAGCCAGCACACGGTCACCGTGGTGTACAACCCGGCCGGCAAGCTGAATTACAAACTGGTGGCGGAAGACGCGAAGTATTACACCGCCGGCGAGCTGAGCTGGTTCACCCAGCCGGTGATGACGCTGTTCGATGAGAATGCGGTGGCCACCTGGTCAGTTCGCGCCGATCGCGCCAAACTGACTAAAGACCGGATGCTGTATCTGTATGGTCACGTCGAGGTAAACAGCCTGACCACCACCTCGCAGCTGGAAAAAATTAAGACGGACAACGCTCAGGTAAACCTGGTCACCCAGGACGTCACCTCCGATGACGAAGTCACGATTTACGGGACCAATTTTACCTCTAACGGCATGAAAATGCGTGGGAACCTGCGGACCAAAACCGCTGAGCTGATTGATAAGGTTAAGACCAACTATGAAATTCAGAACCAAAAACCAACTCCGTAACCTGTTGCTCGGCAGCTTAGTTTTGGCCGCCAGCGCCCCCGCTCTGGCGCTGAAATCCGACTCCAGCCAGCCGGTCAGCATCGACTCGCTCAAGCAGTCGTTGGACATGCAGAGCAACGTCAGCACCTTCACCGACAACGTGGTGATCAAGCAAGGCACCATCGATATTCGCGCCGACAAGGTGGTGGTCACCCGCCCGGGCGGAGATCAGAATAAGACCTATATTGAAGCGTTCGGCAACCCGGTAACCTTCTACCAGATGCAGGACAGCGGCAAGCCGGTCAAAGGCCACGCGCAGAAAGTGCGTTACGACGTGGCGACCCAGCTGGTGACCCTGACGGGCAACGCCTATCTGGAGCAGCTCGACAGCAACGTGAAAGGCGATCGCATCACCTATCTGGTGCAACAGCAGCAAATGCAGGCGTTTAGCGACAAAGGCAAACGCGTGACAACGGTTCTGGTACCGTCGCAGTTGCAAGACAAAAACGAGCAGAAAAAGAGTAACTAATCACTTATGGCAACACTCATCGCAGAAAACCTGGCGAAAGCCTACAAGGGCCGTAAAGTTGTCGAAGACGTCAGCCTGAAAGTGAAATCCGGCGAGATCGTCGGCCTGCTCGGGCCGAACGGCGCCGGTAAAACCACCACCTTCTACATGGTGGTCGGCATCGTGCCACGCGACGCCGGGCGCATCGTGATCGACGAAGAAGACATCAGTCTGCTGCCGCTGCACGCCCGCGCGCGCCGCGGCATCGGTTACCTGCCGCAGGAAGCCTCGATCTTCCGCCGCCTGAGCGTGTACGACAACCTGATGGCGGTGCTGGAGATTCGCCCCGACCTCACCAGCGAACAGCGCGAAGACCGCGCCAAGGAGCTGATGGAAGAGTTCCATATCTCCCATCTGCGCGACAGCCTCGGCCAGGCGCTGTCCGGCGGTGAGCGTCGCCGTGTCGAAATCGCCCGCGCGCTGGCGGCCAACCCGAAATTCATACTGCTGGACGAACCCTTCGCCGGGGTGGATCCGATCTCCGTTATCGATATCAAGAAAATCATCGAGCACCTGCGTGACAGCGGCCTGGGCGTGCTGATCACCGACCACAACGTGCGCGAGACGCTGGACGTGTGTGAACGCGCCTACATCGTCAGCCAGGGCAAACTGATTGCTCACGGCACGCCGGATGCTATTCTGGCCGACGAGCAGGTTAAACGCGTTTATCTGGGCGAAGAGTTCCGCCTCTAAGCGCCGGCGCGCCCTGCGGGGCGACACCGTTAACGGAAGTAGACAGAAAACTATGAAGCAAGGTTTGCAACTCAGGCTCAGCCAACAGCTGGCCATGACTCCTCAGCTCCAGCAGGCGATCCGCCTGCTGCAGTTGTCCACGCTTGAGCTTCAGCAAGAAATCCAGCTGGCGCTGGAGAGCAATCCGCTGCTTGAACAGACCGATCTGCACGACGAAATCGACGCCAAAGAAACCCAGGAGACCGAGGGGCTCGATACCCGCGAGGCGCTGGAACAGAAAGACATGCCGGAAGAGCTGCCGCTGGACGCCACCTGGGATGAGATCTACACCGCCGGCACGCCGTCCGGCACCGGCACCGACTACAGCGACGACGAACTGCCGGTCTATCAGGGCGAGACCACCCAAACGCTGCAGGATTACCTGATGTGGCAGGTGGATCTGACGCCGTTCTCCGATACCGACGCCGCCATCGCCACCTCCATCGTCGACGCGGTGGACGACACCGGCTATCTCACCGTGCCGCTGGAAGACATTCTGGAAAGCCTGGGCGACGAGAACGTGACCCTCGAGGAAGTCGAGGCGGTATTGAAGCGCGTGCAGCGTTTCGATCCGATCGGCGTCGCCGCGCGCGATCTGCGCGATTGCCTGCTGGTGCAGCTCTCCCAATACGCCAAAGACACCCCTTACCTGGCCGAAGCGCGGCTGATCATCAGCGACCATCTGGATCTGTTGGCCAACCACGACTTTCGCAGCCTGATGCGATCAACCCGGCTAAAAGAAGATACACTGAAAGAAGCGATGCTGCTGATTCAGTCGCTCGATCCGCGCCCGGGGCAGTCGATCAATACCGGCGAGTCGGAATACGTGATCCCGGACGTGCTGGTGCGCAAGACGCAGAACAAATGGACGGTCGAGCTCAACGGCGACAGCGTGCCGCGTTTGAAGATCAATCAGCAGTACGCCGCGCTGGGCAACAGCGCCCGCAGCGAAGCCGACGGCCAGTTTATCCGCAGCAACCTGCAGGAAGCCAAGTGGCTGATTAAAAGCCTGGAGAGCCGCAACGAGACGCTGCTGAAGGTCACCCGCTGCATCGTCAGCCAACAGCAGGCGTTCTTCGAGCAAGGCGAAGAGTTTATGAAACCCATGGTGCTGGCGGATATCGCCCAGGCCGTGGAGATGCATGAATCGACGATCTCGCGCGTCACCACGCAGAAGTTTCTGCACAGCCCACGCGGCATTTTTGAATTGAAGTATTTCTTCTCCAGCCACGTGAATACCGACAGCGGCGGCGAAGCCTCCTCGACGGCGATCCGCGCGTTGGTGAAGAAATTGATTGCGGCGGAAAACCCCGCCAAGCCACTCAGCGACAGCAAGCTGGCCACCCTGCTCGCCGATCAGGGGATCATCGTGGCGCGGCGCACCGTCGCCAAGTACCGAGAGTCTTTGTCCATCCCGCCGTCGAACCAGCGTAAACAGTTGGTTTGACCTCTATTGAGAAGGAAGACACTATGCAGCTCAACATTACCGGACACCACATCGAAATCACCGATCCGTTGCGCGAGTTCGTGAACAACAAGTTCGCCAAACTCGAACAGTATTTTGATCGCATTAATCAGGTGTATGTTGTATTAAGTGTGGAAAAAGTGCAGCAAATTGCGGAAGCAACGGTGCACGTGAATGGAGGCGAGTTGCACGCCACCTCGGAAGACGAGAATATGTATGCCGCAATTGATACGCTGATCGACAAATTGGCACGTCAATTGAACAAACATAAAGACAAATTGAAGCAACACTGACACCCTAACCCACTCCATGAGGCGGCATCCGTCGCCGCCTCGCCCTTCGGCGCGTGACCCGCATGGGTGACGCGCCGAACGGTAATCAGGGTTAAAACCGACGAAAAACCGCCTTGCCGGGTGCGCCCGGCGGCGCGGTTTTAAGTGAAGATGAGATGAACAACGAATATATGCAATTAAGCTCGGTGTTAAACATCGAGTGCACCAAAAGCTCGGTACACTGCACCAGCAAGAAGCGGGCTTTGGAAATTATCAGCGAACTGGCCGCCAAACAGCTCAATCTACCTTCGCAGGTGGTGTTTGACGCGGTTCTCACCCGGGAGCGCATGGGCAGCACCGGTATCGGCAACGGTATCGCCATTCCCCACGGCAAACTGGAAGAGGACACACTGCGGGCCGTTGGCGTGTTTATCCGTCTCGACCAACCCATCGCTTTCGACGCTATCGACAACCAGCCGGTCGACCTGCTGTTCGCGCTGCTGGTGCCTGCCGATCAGTGCAAAACCCATTTGCATACCCTGTCGCTGGTCGCCAAACGCCTGGCCGACAAAACCGTATGCCGCCGCCTGCGCGCCGCGCAAAGCGACGAAGAACTTTACCAAATCATCACCGAGTGATGCCCGGCCGGCGTGACTTCCAGCCCGGATAACGTTACTGTTTCACGATGATGGATCCGGCCTCGGCCGGAATAACAAAGTTTCCACCGGTGGCGATGAACGCCGCCGCGATGCCAGGGGAGTTGCCACATGGTGCTGATGATTGTCAGCGGCCGTTCCGGTTCCGGAAAATCCGTCGCCTTGCGGGCGCTGGAAGACATGGGTTTTTACTGCGTTGACAACCTGCCGGTGGTGCTGCTGCCGCAGCTCGCCAATACGCTGGCGGAACGCAATATCTCCGCGGCGGTCAGCATCGACGTGCGCAACATGCCGGAATCGCCGGAAGTGTTCGAATACGCGATGACTCAGCTGCCGGACAGCTTCTCGCCGCAGCTGCTGTTCCTCGACGCCGATCGCAA comes from Serratia sarumanii and encodes:
- the ptsN gene encoding PTS IIA-like nitrogen regulatory protein PtsN, translating into MNNEYMQLSSVLNIECTKSSVHCTSKKRALEIISELAAKQLNLPSQVVFDAVLTRERMGSTGIGNGIAIPHGKLEEDTLRAVGVFIRLDQPIAFDAIDNQPVDLLFALLVPADQCKTHLHTLSLVAKRLADKTVCRRLRAAQSDEELYQIITE
- the lptC gene encoding LPS export ABC transporter periplasmic protein LptC — translated: MSKTKLWITILLTVIVLALIGWNMTDFSDDTAPGPVNDKDPTYQSQHTVTVVYNPAGKLNYKLVAEDAKYYTAGELSWFTQPVMTLFDENAVATWSVRADRAKLTKDRMLYLYGHVEVNSLTTTSQLEKIKTDNAQVNLVTQDVTSDDEVTIYGTNFTSNGMKMRGNLRTKTAELIDKVKTNYEIQNQKPTP
- the rpoN gene encoding RNA polymerase factor sigma-54; translated protein: MKQGLQLRLSQQLAMTPQLQQAIRLLQLSTLELQQEIQLALESNPLLEQTDLHDEIDAKETQETEGLDTREALEQKDMPEELPLDATWDEIYTAGTPSGTGTDYSDDELPVYQGETTQTLQDYLMWQVDLTPFSDTDAAIATSIVDAVDDTGYLTVPLEDILESLGDENVTLEEVEAVLKRVQRFDPIGVAARDLRDCLLVQLSQYAKDTPYLAEARLIISDHLDLLANHDFRSLMRSTRLKEDTLKEAMLLIQSLDPRPGQSINTGESEYVIPDVLVRKTQNKWTVELNGDSVPRLKINQQYAALGNSARSEADGQFIRSNLQEAKWLIKSLESRNETLLKVTRCIVSQQQAFFEQGEEFMKPMVLADIAQAVEMHESTISRVTTQKFLHSPRGIFELKYFFSSHVNTDSGGEASSTAIRALVKKLIAAENPAKPLSDSKLATLLADQGIIVARRTVAKYRESLSIPPSNQRKQLV
- the hpf gene encoding ribosome hibernation promoting factor is translated as MQLNITGHHIEITDPLREFVNNKFAKLEQYFDRINQVYVVLSVEKVQQIAEATVHVNGGELHATSEDENMYAAIDTLIDKLARQLNKHKDKLKQH
- the lptA gene encoding lipopolysaccharide ABC transporter substrate-binding protein LptA, with the protein product MKFRTKNQLRNLLLGSLVLAASAPALALKSDSSQPVSIDSLKQSLDMQSNVSTFTDNVVIKQGTIDIRADKVVVTRPGGDQNKTYIEAFGNPVTFYQMQDSGKPVKGHAQKVRYDVATQLVTLTGNAYLEQLDSNVKGDRITYLVQQQQMQAFSDKGKRVTTVLVPSQLQDKNEQKKSN
- the lptB gene encoding LPS export ABC transporter ATP-binding protein, with the protein product MATLIAENLAKAYKGRKVVEDVSLKVKSGEIVGLLGPNGAGKTTTFYMVVGIVPRDAGRIVIDEEDISLLPLHARARRGIGYLPQEASIFRRLSVYDNLMAVLEIRPDLTSEQREDRAKELMEEFHISHLRDSLGQALSGGERRRVEIARALAANPKFILLDEPFAGVDPISVIDIKKIIEHLRDSGLGVLITDHNVRETLDVCERAYIVSQGKLIAHGTPDAILADEQVKRVYLGEEFRL